The Candidatus Eisenbacteria bacterium genome includes a region encoding these proteins:
- a CDS encoding PAS domain S-box protein — MTEANSEALRTLLRRVDEVRGLSDRAATTATAGLDDSDTLVRTLSELVEELERSHRRLIETNVQLVSLREVAGSLSRTVDTGETTRTVARYLQHAFGFEQVGLLLVDRERGRLTGAWTGASGPGETLECPLIGERGALARTVWRNRALLHQDGRRHPPVFLAEGHPLYERFQQIGSLASVPLQRSPSGGAAGACEGCLLGDARLLVPPPGPAADGWPGETEAAQKRCLACGGFASLGVIAAARSAGAPPLTAGDVTLLESIALSVAPMVENARLLQDLRRSERFQQDVLDGIVSSLVAVNLDGEVLSLNRAAEDLLGWPEAEALTRPAAEVLGEDVDLLVRDTLDQGRDAQRQEAMVRARDGSAVPVQLTTSRLRDDSDVVYGAIATFLDLTPIKRAEENARRLDRLAALGRFTSSVAHEIRNPLTGIGMGVQHLSRALGEDPAQRRSVDFILGEIKRLDRIVQDLFDVTHPRRLELRPRPLLETARRAHQSLEPVLRERRVEVFFDSPHGLPDAPHDADQLQQVFINLIKNAAEASPAGSRIAVRFASERPAGGRGAPVSLVATVTDQGHGIDEATCRTLFEPFFTTKPGGTGLGLYISHDIVKRHGGNLSVHSEPGHGATFRVELPLDAQGGRS, encoded by the coding sequence ATGACCGAAGCGAACAGCGAAGCGCTGCGCACCCTGTTGCGCAGGGTGGACGAAGTCCGGGGGCTTTCCGATCGCGCCGCGACCACGGCGACGGCGGGGCTCGACGACTCCGACACGCTCGTGCGCACGCTCTCGGAGCTGGTCGAAGAGCTCGAGCGCAGCCATCGGCGCCTGATCGAGACGAACGTCCAGCTCGTCTCCCTGCGCGAGGTGGCCGGCAGCCTGAGCCGCACCGTGGACACTGGCGAGACCACCCGCACGGTCGCGCGCTACCTGCAGCACGCCTTCGGCTTCGAGCAGGTGGGCCTGCTGCTCGTGGATCGCGAGCGCGGGCGGCTCACGGGCGCGTGGACCGGCGCCTCCGGCCCCGGCGAGACGCTGGAATGCCCGCTCATCGGCGAGCGCGGCGCCCTCGCGCGCACCGTGTGGCGAAACCGCGCGCTGCTCCACCAGGACGGCCGCCGGCATCCGCCCGTCTTCCTCGCCGAAGGTCACCCGCTTTACGAACGTTTCCAGCAGATCGGCTCGCTGGCGAGCGTGCCGCTGCAGCGCAGCCCCTCGGGGGGCGCGGCCGGTGCGTGCGAGGGCTGCCTGCTCGGAGATGCCCGCCTGCTCGTGCCGCCTCCGGGACCGGCCGCGGACGGGTGGCCCGGCGAGACCGAGGCCGCTCAGAAGCGCTGCCTCGCCTGCGGCGGCTTCGCCTCCCTCGGCGTGATCGCCGCCGCCCGCTCGGCCGGCGCGCCGCCGCTGACCGCCGGCGACGTCACGCTGCTCGAATCCATCGCGCTGTCGGTGGCGCCGATGGTCGAAAACGCCCGGCTCCTGCAGGATCTGCGACGGAGCGAGCGATTCCAGCAGGACGTGCTCGACGGCATCGTCAGCTCGCTCGTGGCCGTGAACCTCGACGGCGAGGTCCTGAGCCTCAACCGCGCGGCCGAGGATCTCCTGGGCTGGCCCGAGGCCGAGGCGCTCACGCGGCCGGCCGCCGAGGTGCTGGGCGAGGACGTGGACCTGCTGGTGCGCGACACGCTCGATCAGGGCCGTGACGCCCAGCGGCAGGAAGCCATGGTGCGTGCACGCGACGGATCGGCCGTGCCGGTCCAGCTCACGACCTCGCGGCTGCGTGACGATTCCGACGTCGTCTACGGGGCGATCGCCACCTTCCTCGATCTGACGCCGATCAAGCGCGCCGAGGAGAACGCCCGGCGCCTCGACCGCCTGGCCGCGCTCGGGCGGTTCACTTCCAGCGTCGCGCACGAGATCCGCAATCCACTCACCGGAATCGGCATGGGCGTCCAACACCTGTCGCGGGCGCTGGGGGAGGATCCGGCGCAGCGGCGCAGCGTCGACTTCATCCTCGGCGAGATCAAGCGCCTCGACCGCATCGTGCAGGACCTGTTCGACGTCACGCACCCGCGCCGCCTGGAACTGCGGCCGCGCCCGCTGCTCGAGACGGCGCGGCGCGCGCACCAGTCGCTCGAGCCGGTGCTTCGCGAGCGGCGCGTGGAGGTCTTCTTCGACTCCCCCCACGGCCTGCCGGACGCGCCGCACGACGCCGACCAGCTCCAGCAGGTGTTCATCAACCTCATCAAGAACGCGGCCGAGGCGTCGCCCGCCGGCAGCCGCATCGCCGTGCGCTTCGCCAGCGAGCGGCCGGCCGGCGGGCGCGGCGCGCCCGTCAGCCTCGTGGCGACGGTCACCGACCAGGGCCACGGAATCGACGAAGCGACCTGCCGCACGTTGTTCGAGCCGTTCTTCACGACCAAGCCCGGAGGCACCGGCCTCGGGTTGTACATCTCACACGACATCGTCAAGCGACACGGCGGAAACCTGTCCGTCCACAGCGAACCGGGCCACGGCGCCACGTTCCGCGTGGAGTTGCCGTTGGATGCCCAGGGAGGACGATCATGA
- a CDS encoding N-acetyltransferase translates to MTSVVHPTARIGEGTTLGEFCVIGANVVLGAGCRLGHHVVIHEDTVVGSTVRIDDHASLGKRPMKAANSATTKEQELPPLTVGELSIVGTGVVLYRGAAVDAKVLMADLATIRENVTIGRGTIVGRGVTVENFCTVGRYCKLESECYITAYSTLEDRVFIAPGVVTSNDNFVGRTQERFKHFKGVTVRKGGRVGAGSVTLPGVTIGEDALVAAGSTVTKDVEARMIVMGKPARPLRPVPVEQLLENQGWADA, encoded by the coding sequence GTGACCAGCGTCGTCCATCCGACCGCGCGCATCGGCGAGGGCACGACGCTCGGCGAGTTCTGCGTCATCGGGGCGAACGTCGTGCTCGGGGCCGGCTGCCGGCTGGGCCATCACGTCGTGATCCACGAGGACACGGTGGTGGGGAGCACCGTCCGCATCGACGACCACGCCTCCCTGGGCAAGCGCCCCATGAAGGCCGCGAACTCCGCGACCACGAAGGAGCAGGAGCTGCCGCCGCTCACGGTCGGTGAGCTGAGCATCGTCGGCACGGGCGTCGTGCTCTATCGCGGCGCCGCCGTGGACGCCAAGGTCCTGATGGCCGACCTCGCGACCATCCGCGAGAACGTCACCATCGGGCGCGGCACGATCGTCGGGCGCGGCGTCACGGTCGAGAATTTCTGCACCGTCGGCCGCTACTGCAAGCTCGAGAGCGAGTGCTACATCACCGCCTACTCGACGCTCGAGGACCGCGTCTTCATCGCCCCCGGCGTCGTCACCTCGAACGACAACTTCGTAGGTCGCACGCAGGAGCGCTTCAAGCACTTCAAGGGCGTCACGGTCCGCAAGGGCGGCCGCGTCGGCGCCGGCAGCGTGACGCTGCCGGGCGTGACCATCGGCGAGGACGCCCTCGTCGCCGCCGGCTCGACGGTCACGAAGGACGTCGAGGCGCGCATGATCGTGATGGGCAAGCCGGCGCGTCCGCTGCGGCCGGTGCCCGTCGAACAGTTGCTCGAGAACCAGGGATGGGCGGACGCGTAG
- a CDS encoding DegT/DnrJ/EryC1/StrS family aminotransferase translates to MPTNTIAKVPLLDLRAQYDTIRPEVDAAVRGVLESCHFIGGPEIAGLEQEVARYSQTSHAVACASGTDAILLGLWALDIGPGDEVICPTYTFFATAGTVANNGATPVFVDVDPKTYNLDLHLLEKAITPRTKAVVAVSLFGQCADIPALKAICDKHQLYLIEDAAQSIGSEWEGRRSGSMSDFGTFSFFPSKNLGGAGDGGMIVTQSAELADKVRLLCNHGARPKYYHSVVGTNSRLDALQAAILRVKLRHLDRWSEGRAKNAALYNRLFEGSKVGTPHHDPRTRHIYNQYVIRVARRDELKKHLAERNIGCEVYYPVPLHLQKCFAHLGGKPGDLPVSEAAANETLALPIYPELTEDMIRHVAQSVREFVEG, encoded by the coding sequence ATGCCGACCAACACCATCGCGAAGGTGCCGCTGCTCGACCTGCGCGCGCAGTACGACACGATCCGTCCCGAGGTCGACGCCGCCGTCCGGGGCGTCCTGGAGAGCTGCCATTTCATCGGCGGGCCCGAGATCGCGGGGCTCGAGCAGGAGGTCGCACGCTATTCGCAGACCTCGCACGCGGTAGCCTGCGCGTCGGGCACGGACGCGATCCTGCTCGGGCTGTGGGCCCTGGACATCGGTCCCGGGGACGAGGTGATCTGCCCGACCTACACGTTCTTCGCCACGGCCGGCACGGTGGCCAACAACGGCGCCACCCCGGTGTTCGTGGACGTGGACCCGAAGACCTACAACCTCGATCTGCACCTGCTCGAGAAGGCAATCACCCCGCGCACCAAGGCGGTCGTGGCGGTCTCGCTGTTCGGCCAGTGCGCGGACATCCCGGCGCTCAAGGCGATCTGCGACAAGCACCAGCTCTACCTGATCGAGGACGCGGCGCAGTCCATCGGCTCGGAGTGGGAGGGCCGCCGCTCGGGTTCGATGAGCGACTTCGGCACGTTCTCGTTCTTCCCCTCGAAGAACCTCGGCGGCGCCGGTGACGGCGGGATGATCGTCACCCAGAGCGCCGAGCTGGCGGACAAGGTCCGGCTGCTGTGCAACCACGGCGCGAGGCCGAAGTACTACCACTCGGTCGTCGGGACCAACTCGCGGCTGGACGCCCTGCAGGCGGCCATCCTGCGCGTGAAGCTGCGGCACCTCGACCGCTGGAGCGAGGGCCGGGCGAAGAACGCCGCGCTCTACAACCGCCTGTTCGAGGGCTCGAAGGTCGGCACGCCCCACCACGACCCGCGCACGCGCCACATCTACAACCAGTACGTGATCCGCGTGGCCCGCCGCGACGAGCTCAAGAAGCATCTGGCCGAGCGGAACATCGGCTGCGAGGTCTACTACCCGGTGCCGCTGCACCTGCAGAAGTGCTTCGCCCACCTCGGGGGCAAGCCGGGCGACCTGCCCGTCTCCGAGGCGGCGGCGAACGAGACGCTGGCCCTGCCCATCTATCCCGAGCTGACGGAGGACATGATTCGCCACGTCGCGCAGTCCGTGCGCGAGTTCGTGGAAGGCTGA
- a CDS encoding sigma-54-dependent Fis family transcriptional regulator codes for MSKANVLVVDDQDSIRHFVSQALEEDGYTVLAAASVREAREAIERDMPDLAFLDLKLPDGTGIELLREIKRVQPEVPVVLMTAFGELETAVEAMSAGAFWFVKKPFQNEELLALAQRAMESQKLWLELRRLRNQAFADEDYLHSSSPAMQEAYAIAEQVARGDTTSVLIEGESGTGKEYFANLIHRMSARHSQPFVEINCAAIPSELLESELFGHEKGAFTDARAQKLGLMELANGGTLFLDEIGEMSPMLQVKLLRVLERRTFKRVGGTKDIAVNLRIISATNQDLEKMVKEGSFREDLYYRLKVVPLYVPPLRERREDIVPLARLFMERFAKQFKKPFRDLSTAGQRLLLDYPWPGNIRELRNLFERTVLLESGEVLDAPHFKLAGRVRASGDASIGQRVDEVVTGPIPSTGIPFESLVEELERALILRASYATKWNQSRTAELLNLKRDKLRYRMKLFGIQSKGDDEAQDHSSAA; via the coding sequence ATGAGCAAGGCGAACGTACTGGTCGTGGACGACCAGGATTCGATCCGACACTTCGTCAGCCAGGCGCTCGAGGAGGACGGCTACACGGTCCTCGCGGCGGCCTCCGTGCGCGAGGCCCGCGAGGCCATCGAGCGGGACATGCCCGACCTGGCGTTTCTCGACCTCAAACTTCCCGACGGCACCGGGATCGAGCTGCTGCGCGAGATCAAGCGCGTCCAGCCCGAGGTTCCGGTCGTGCTCATGACCGCCTTCGGCGAGCTGGAAACGGCCGTCGAGGCCATGAGCGCCGGCGCCTTCTGGTTCGTGAAGAAGCCGTTCCAGAACGAGGAGCTGCTGGCGCTGGCCCAGCGGGCGATGGAGTCGCAGAAGCTGTGGCTCGAGCTGCGCCGCCTGCGCAACCAGGCGTTCGCGGACGAGGACTACCTGCACTCGTCCAGCCCGGCGATGCAGGAGGCCTACGCGATCGCCGAGCAGGTGGCGCGCGGCGACACGACCAGCGTCCTGATCGAGGGCGAGAGCGGCACCGGCAAGGAATACTTCGCGAACCTCATCCACCGCATGAGCGCCCGGCACTCCCAGCCGTTCGTCGAAATCAACTGCGCGGCCATCCCGAGCGAATTGCTCGAATCCGAGCTGTTCGGCCACGAGAAGGGCGCGTTCACCGATGCGCGTGCCCAGAAACTCGGGCTCATGGAGCTGGCGAACGGCGGCACCCTGTTCCTCGACGAAATCGGCGAGATGTCGCCGATGCTGCAGGTCAAGCTGCTGCGTGTCCTCGAGCGCCGCACCTTCAAGCGTGTCGGCGGCACCAAGGACATCGCCGTCAATCTGCGCATCATCTCGGCGACCAACCAGGACCTGGAGAAGATGGTGAAGGAAGGTTCGTTCCGCGAGGACCTCTACTATCGTCTCAAGGTCGTGCCGCTCTACGTGCCGCCGCTTCGCGAACGACGGGAGGACATCGTCCCGCTGGCCCGGCTGTTCATGGAACGCTTCGCGAAGCAGTTCAAGAAGCCGTTCCGCGACCTGTCCACGGCGGGCCAGCGCCTGCTGCTCGACTACCCGTGGCCCGGAAACATCCGCGAGTTGCGGAACCTGTTCGAGCGCACCGTGCTTCTGGAGTCGGGGGAGGTGCTCGACGCTCCGCACTTCAAGCTCGCGGGCAGGGTCCGCGCCTCCGGCGACGCCTCGATCGGCCAGCGCGTGGACGAGGTCGTGACCGGGCCGATTCCGTCCACCGGCATTCCGTTCGAATCGCTCGTCGAGGAACTGGAGCGGGCCTTGATCCTGCGAGCTTCGTATGCTACGAAGTGGAACCAGAGCCGCACGGCGGAACTCCTCAACCTGAAGCGCGACAAGCTCCGCTACCGCATGAAGCTCTTCGGCATCCAGTCGAAGGGCGACGACGAGGCCCAGGACCATTCTTCGGCTGCCTGA
- a CDS encoding Gfo/Idh/MocA family oxidoreductase translates to MEWEEAVSDRIGIAVVGTGDWGANLVRNFSNLPGARLVAVCDADAKRLEKTAAQYAGTKAYSDVAQVAADPDIQGVVVAASAVSHYPLAKSLLEAGKDVYVEKPLTLEVAHAEELCRLAKQKGRVLMVGHLLLYHPGVQYLKKMVQDGSIGDLLYIYCQRVNLGKVRRDENALWSFAPHDLSVVLHLLEAEPLDVVARGSDFLQSGVEDVVFVDMKFPGGKLAHVHVSWLDPHKLRKFTVVGSQKMVVFDDMEASEKIRIYDKGVDRAGQIVSYGDALTVRSGDILIPKISLQEPLRLECLHFVECVRDRKTPLTDGLGGLRVVKVLDAAQKSLRSGGAPVAIQPLPQEVA, encoded by the coding sequence ATGGAATGGGAGGAAGCGGTGTCGGATCGGATCGGAATCGCGGTCGTGGGAACGGGGGACTGGGGCGCGAACCTGGTCCGTAACTTCTCGAATCTGCCCGGCGCGCGGCTGGTCGCGGTCTGCGACGCCGACGCGAAGCGACTCGAGAAGACGGCCGCGCAGTACGCGGGCACGAAGGCGTATTCCGACGTCGCGCAGGTCGCCGCCGACCCCGACATCCAGGGCGTGGTCGTCGCGGCGTCGGCGGTGAGCCACTATCCGCTCGCCAAGTCGCTGCTCGAGGCGGGCAAGGACGTTTACGTCGAGAAGCCGCTGACGCTCGAGGTCGCGCACGCCGAGGAGCTCTGCCGGCTGGCGAAGCAGAAGGGCCGCGTCCTGATGGTCGGGCACCTGCTCCTGTACCACCCGGGCGTCCAGTACCTGAAGAAGATGGTGCAGGACGGATCGATCGGCGACCTGCTCTACATCTACTGTCAGCGCGTCAACCTCGGCAAGGTCCGCAGGGACGAGAACGCGCTGTGGAGCTTCGCGCCGCACGACCTGTCGGTCGTGCTCCACCTGCTCGAAGCCGAACCGCTGGACGTGGTCGCCCGCGGCTCCGACTTCCTGCAGTCCGGCGTCGAGGACGTCGTGTTCGTGGACATGAAGTTCCCCGGCGGCAAGCTGGCGCACGTGCACGTTTCGTGGCTCGATCCCCACAAGCTGCGCAAGTTCACCGTCGTGGGCTCGCAGAAGATGGTCGTGTTCGACGACATGGAGGCCAGCGAGAAGATCCGGATCTACGACAAGGGCGTGGACCGCGCCGGACAGATCGTGTCGTACGGCGACGCGCTCACGGTGCGCAGCGGCGACATCCTGATCCCGAAGATCTCGCTGCAGGAGCCGCTGCGGCTCGAGTGTCTGCACTTCGTCGAGTGCGTCCGCGATCGCAAGACCCCGCTCACGGACGGGCTCGGCGGGCTGCGGGTCGTCAAGGTCCTGGACGCGGCCCAGAAGTCGCTCAGGTCCGGCGGCGCTCCGGTGGCGATCCAGCCGCTGCCCCAGGAGGTCGCGTGA
- a CDS encoding sensor domain-containing diguanylate cyclase: MLGRRKLLAALMDLTGRSAPRSRTELIAALLQQALLQTDADGATLLVGTGRHLERFTLRRGEPNPDAPEGACAPTSFDRSFLTGGGPRVFADLSEARPPAREAGCPGLDSGPALFVPLRLREHEMGHVAVYRRRQSPRFQFRDARALMLLASWAAALFENLRIGENLEKMAVTDDLTQVYNYRYLKTALRREIKRALRFRQSLTLLMVDVDNLKTYNDRNGHLRGSFLLKEIAQLFTRQVRSWDLVAKYGGDEFTVILPQTERVGAASVAERLRACIAQHTFPLAPTGSITVSVGISCYPDDGDTVASLIEAADRALYTAKRNGRNRVEGIEPMAA; this comes from the coding sequence ATGCTGGGACGCAGAAAACTCCTCGCCGCACTCATGGACCTGACCGGCCGCTCGGCCCCGCGCTCGCGGACCGAACTGATCGCGGCGCTGCTCCAGCAGGCGCTCCTGCAGACCGATGCCGACGGTGCGACGCTGCTCGTCGGGACCGGGCGTCACCTCGAGCGATTCACGCTGCGGCGGGGCGAACCGAACCCCGACGCCCCCGAAGGGGCGTGCGCCCCCACCAGCTTCGACCGCTCGTTCCTGACCGGGGGAGGGCCGCGCGTCTTCGCCGACCTTTCCGAGGCGCGCCCGCCGGCACGGGAGGCCGGCTGCCCCGGACTCGACTCGGGTCCGGCGCTGTTCGTGCCGCTGCGGCTGAGGGAACACGAGATGGGGCACGTGGCCGTCTACCGCCGCCGGCAGTCGCCGCGCTTCCAGTTCCGCGACGCGCGCGCGCTCATGCTGCTCGCCTCGTGGGCGGCCGCGCTGTTCGAGAACCTGCGCATCGGCGAGAACCTCGAGAAGATGGCGGTGACCGACGACCTCACGCAGGTCTACAACTATCGTTACCTCAAGACCGCCCTGCGCCGCGAAATCAAGCGCGCGCTGCGCTTCCGCCAGAGCCTGACGCTGCTCATGGTGGACGTGGACAACCTCAAGACCTACAACGACCGCAACGGGCACCTGCGCGGCAGCTTCCTGCTCAAGGAGATCGCGCAGCTGTTCACCCGGCAGGTGCGCTCGTGGGACCTGGTGGCCAAGTACGGCGGCGACGAGTTCACGGTGATCCTTCCGCAGACGGAACGCGTCGGCGCCGCCTCGGTCGCCGAACGGCTGCGCGCCTGCATCGCCCAGCACACCTTCCCGCTGGCGCCGACCGGCAGCATCACGGTGAGCGTGGGCATCTCCTGCTACCCGGACGACGGCGACACGGTCGCTTCGCTGATCGAGGCGGCCGATCGGGCGCTCTACACCGCGAAGCGGAACGGGCGCAACCGGGTGGAGGGCATCGAGCCGATGGCGGCCTGA
- a CDS encoding ubiquinone/menaquinone biosynthesis methyltransferase, with amino-acid sequence MTSDRFEPHASRAMASMFDDVSGRYDLLNRLMTLGQDGAWREAMWRAVPADARSVLDLCTGSGVSLSGLRRPGRLLLGMDVSARMLETAREAQGATGWAPRFACADGFRLPLRDGSLDAVTIAFGIRNLRPRGAALAEIARVLRPGGVLCVLEATAPAEGPLRPLLATYVRHGIPLLGRLSPDPSAYRYLSRSIFEFGSGPEFERELAAAGFEVRARRAFLLGAARLWAARRAGEVGQNPTAPPEPVHSARGPSGEIAHAGRGPDLALGAPEGWLAARAVFSVSLFAALLWALIVWSKLNHELPLTQAQRALGWVLIVAGTVIFGLRSAWLVLRLLAGARRR; translated from the coding sequence ATGACCTCCGACCGATTCGAGCCGCACGCCTCGCGCGCGATGGCATCGATGTTCGACGACGTCTCGGGGCGTTACGACCTGCTCAACCGGCTCATGACGCTGGGGCAGGACGGCGCCTGGCGCGAGGCGATGTGGCGCGCGGTTCCCGCGGACGCGCGTTCGGTCCTCGACCTGTGCACCGGCAGCGGCGTCTCGCTGAGCGGGCTGCGCCGGCCGGGAAGGCTGCTGCTCGGCATGGACGTCAGCGCGCGCATGCTGGAGACGGCGCGTGAGGCGCAGGGGGCCACCGGCTGGGCGCCTCGTTTCGCGTGCGCGGACGGCTTCCGGCTGCCGCTGCGCGACGGTTCGCTCGACGCCGTGACCATCGCCTTCGGCATCCGCAACCTGCGCCCGCGCGGCGCGGCGCTCGCCGAGATCGCCCGGGTGCTGCGTCCGGGCGGCGTGCTGTGCGTGCTCGAAGCGACCGCGCCGGCGGAGGGCCCCCTTCGCCCGCTGCTCGCGACCTACGTCCGCCACGGGATCCCGCTGCTCGGCCGGCTGTCGCCCGACCCGAGCGCCTATCGCTACCTGAGTCGGTCCATCTTCGAGTTCGGCAGCGGGCCCGAGTTCGAGCGCGAGCTGGCCGCGGCCGGCTTCGAGGTCCGCGCGCGGCGGGCGTTCCTGCTCGGGGCCGCGCGGCTGTGGGCTGCCCGACGGGCCGGAGAGGTTGGTCAAAATCCCACCGCGCCCCCGGAGCCCGTGCATTCCGCACGCGGTCCCTCGGGCGAAATCGCGCATGCCGGCAGGGGCCCCGACCTGGCGCTGGGCGCGCCCGAGGGCTGGCTCGCGGCCCGGGCCGTGTTCTCGGTGTCGCTCTTCGCGGCCCTTCTCTGGGCGCTCATCGTCTGGAGCAAACTCAATCACGAGTTGCCTTTGACACAGGCCCAGCGCGCGCTCGGCTGGGTGCTGATCGTGGCGGGCACGGTGATCTTCGGCCTCCGCAGCGCCTGGCTGGTGCTGCGCCTGCTGGCCGGCGCGCGGAGGCGCTGA
- a CDS encoding LptE family protein, giving the protein MLCSCAYTSSPALLPSHLKSVAIPTFENATTEYTLDQEISQAVVQRFVRDNHLKVVDEKSANCVVRGRITQYKNAVFGFTDASTAQEYRVTIAVQVTFKDLVKNRELWSDEIVRTANYYVQDVPGQTAKTESDGRKEAIDKIADEILTRSVEGW; this is encoded by the coding sequence GTGCTTTGTTCCTGCGCCTACACGAGCAGTCCCGCGCTGCTGCCGTCGCACCTCAAGTCGGTGGCGATCCCGACGTTCGAGAACGCGACCACCGAGTACACGCTCGACCAGGAGATCTCGCAGGCCGTGGTCCAGCGTTTCGTGCGCGACAACCATCTCAAGGTCGTGGACGAGAAGTCGGCGAACTGCGTCGTGCGGGGAAGGATCACGCAGTACAAGAACGCGGTCTTCGGCTTCACCGACGCCTCGACCGCGCAGGAGTACCGCGTCACGATCGCCGTGCAGGTGACGTTCAAGGACCTGGTCAAGAATCGCGAGCTGTGGAGCGACGAGATCGTCCGCACCGCGAACTACTACGTGCAGGACGTGCCGGGGCAGACGGCGAAGACGGAGAGCGATGGACGCAAGGAAGCCATCGACAAGATCGCGGACGAAATCCTCACCCGCTCGGTCGAAGGCTGGTGA